In one Oryza glaberrima chromosome 2, OglaRS2, whole genome shotgun sequence genomic region, the following are encoded:
- the LOC127764140 gene encoding cell differentiation protein rcd1-like yields MLTSEVPSPRDPELVERLILDLLDPELKGHALSELRKKREMFQNLAMLLWNSFGTVAALIQVFSKKVVFMSATLSNSTLAQEIVVVYPALSPPTLSLGASNRVCNALALLQCIASHPETRTHFLQARIPLYLCAFLETDNKAKQFEYLRLTSLGVIGALVKVDDPKIINFLLENEFVPLCLHNMTIGSELSKTVATFITEKIVVDDAGLAYVCANADRFYAVGAALATVVTSMVDQPSKRLLKHVIRCYLRMSENPRGFAALQTCLPPQLKDGTFNSSLRDDPSGRHLHQQLLVKMTSGKKGGGAGNSAGHVSWG; encoded by the exons ATGTTGACTAGTGAGGTTCCTAGCCCTAGGGACCCTGAACTTGTTGAGCGTCTTATTCTTGATCTGCTAGATCCAGAACTCAAAGGACATGCTCTTTCCGAGCTGCGCAAG AAAAGAGAGATGTTTCAAAACCTGGCTATGCTGTTGTGGAATTCTTTTGGCACAGTTGCTGCACTGATCCAG GTCTTCTCCAAAAAGGTGGTTTTTATGTCGGCCACTCTTAGTAATTCAACATTAGCACAA GAGATTGTAGTAGTCTACCCTGCACTTTCACCCCCAACTTTGTCATTAGGTGCTTCAAACCGAGTTTGCAATGCGCTAGCACTTCTTCAG TGTATTGCCTCACATCCTGAGACTAGGACCCATTTCTTACAAG cccGCATTCCGTTGTACCTATGTGCATTTTTGGAAACTGATAACAAGGCCAAACAATTTGAGTACTTGCGGTTGACCAGCTTGGGTGTCATTGGCGCTCTTGTTAAG GTTGATGATCCAAAAATTATCAATTTTCTGCTGGAAAATGAATTTGTTCCTCTGTGCCTGCATAATATGACGATCGGCAGTGAATTATCAAAAACT GTGGCAACTTTTATCACTGAAAAGATTGTCGTAGATGACGCCGGTCTAGCTTACGTTTGTGCCAATGCTGATCGGTTTTATGCTGTGGGAGCTGCTTTAGCAACCGTGGTTACCTCAATGGTTGATCAGCCTTCGAAGAGGTTGCTGAAACACGTTATCCGTTGTTACCTCAGGATGTCAGAGAATCCTAG GGGTTTCGCTGCACTGCAGACTTGCCTTCCTCCTCAGCTGAAAGATGGCACATTCAACAGCTCTCTTAGG GATGATCCTTCGGGGCGACATTTGCACCAACAACTGCTGGTTAAGATGACAAGTGGAAAAAAGGGAGGAGGAGCTGGTAACAGCGCTGGTCATGTGTCGTGGGGATAA